In Microbulbifer agarilyticus, the DNA window TGAAATTCGCTCGGAAAATCCCGACGACTACATCGCCGGCTTCCCCCCGCACCCGCACCGCGGTATCGAAACCCTCACCTATATGCTGAGTGGTGAGTTCGAGCACAAGGATCACCTGGGCAATCGCGGCGCTATCTCCCAGGGCGGTGCCCAGTGGATGCGCGCCGGGCGCGGCATTATTCATTCGGAAATGCCCTCGCAAGGGGAGAGTGGAATGCACGGCTTTCAGCTGTGGATCAACATGCCGGCCAAGGACAAGATGGCGGACCCGGACTGGCGCGATGTGCAACCGGAGCAGGTGCGCGAAGTCACACTCGATGAGCAGGGCTCGATGATCCGCCTGATTGCGGGCCAGTGGCAGGTCGCCGGCGAGCCGGAATGCGCGCCGCTGCTCGATACCTCTGCCAGCGCGGCGGTGGCCGACCTGCGCCTGGCGGCCGGTGCCGAGATCAAGCTTCCGCTGCCGGCGGCACACACGGTGCTGGTGTATATCTACCGCGGCGTGCTGGATACCGGCCGTGGCGTGGTGGAGCGCGGCAATCTGGTGCTGTTTGGCGCAGGTGAATCGGTGCAATTAATTGCCGCCGAGGAAATGGGTGCACTGGTCCTGCACGGCAATCCGCTGAATGAACCCATCGCCCATTACGGACCCTTTGTGATGAATACGCGGGAGCAAATCGAGCAGGCCGTGCGCGACTACAATAACGGCACCCTGACCGATTAAATTCAGCCGGGATATTGCGCTCGCATTGGGGCGTTTTGTAGGGCACGATCCGCGCGCCCTACAGACCAGATGCAACCCCGGTATGGAGATTCCGCGCTCACATGGATGTCTATTACACCTTTTGTTTTATTGCTGCGGCCTCCGTTTTCCTCGGATTCCTCAACCAGTATGTGCTGCGCACCCAGACCACCATTGCGATTACCGCCGGCTCCCTGGCGCTGTCGCTGATCGTTACCGGGCTGGGCAAGCTGGAAATCGTTGAACTGCGCGACTGGGCGGCACAGCTGCTGCCACTGATGAACCTGGAAGACCTGCTGTTGAAGGGCATGCTCGGCTTCCTGTTGTTTGCCGGCTCCCTGCACATTGACCTGTATATGCTG includes these proteins:
- a CDS encoding pirin family protein, giving the protein MQNVTQNSANVTGTRPAARVVAGHPSADGAGVKIHRVAGFQSADFSPFLMIDEIRSENPDDYIAGFPPHPHRGIETLTYMLSGEFEHKDHLGNRGAISQGGAQWMRAGRGIIHSEMPSQGESGMHGFQLWINMPAKDKMADPDWRDVQPEQVREVTLDEQGSMIRLIAGQWQVAGEPECAPLLDTSASAAVADLRLAAGAEIKLPLPAAHTVLVYIYRGVLDTGRGVVERGNLVLFGAGESVQLIAAEEMGALVLHGNPLNEPIAHYGPFVMNTREQIEQAVRDYNNGTLTD